The Actinoplanes sp. N902-109 genomic interval AGCTGCTCGGCCGCCGAGACGTCGGTGTGTCCCTGCGCGAGCAGGGCCACCAGTTCGCGCTCGCGGTCGGACAGGGTGATGTTCGGCAAAGTGCCTGCTCCGTTCGGGGATGTGTTGCCGTCGGCCGCATGCAACCACAGCGTTCCGGCGCTGGTCCAGCACTTGGGTGCCGCACCGCGCGGGATTGCGCTAATCCGCAGCGGGCCGCTTCTGTATCCCGCAATTTCCCCCGTCCGCGGCCGTCGTTCGTTGACCTCTCGGCGCGGGCTCAGCAGTCTGGCTGAGGACCACGAAAGGTCCGGCACACAGCCGGGCCCCGGGTCGCCGCCCGGACACCGCCGCCACGGATCCGGGCCGGGACGCGGGCCGGCTCCGACGTTCAGACGGGGGACGTCGGAACCGGCCCACCGGTTTCGCCGTTTTCGCCCATGATCATGGTGGTTCGAGGCGTAATGGTGCTCGTGATCAAAAAGCTCCTCGCCTTCTTCGCCGTCCTGGCCCTCCCGTTCGTACCGGCCCCCGCGGTGGCCTCACCGTCCGCCGCGGCTGTCCCGTACCACATCGTCCGGCCGGGCGAGACGATCAAGAAGATCGCTGCCTTCTACCACGTGAAGCCGGCCCAGCTGCGGGCCTGGAACGGCATCGTCAAGCCCAACCAGCCGGCCGTCGACGGGGTGCTCAACCTGGCTCAGCCGCTGGCCAAACTGGCCGGCTGGCGCACCTGGGTCGAAGGGGTCACACCGGGGCAGGTCAACTGGGACCCGGCGCGGAAGTGCCCGGTCCCGCCGGCCAAGCTGCGCAAGGTGTGGGTCACCTACATCGACTTCTACGGCGCATCGCACACCGGCAGCATCATCGTCAACCAGGCCATCGCCGCGCAGACCCAGCGGGTGTTCCTGACGCTCTACCGGATGCGGTTCCGGATCCAGGGCATGAGCCCGATGGCGCTCAACGCGCCCTACCTGACCGACATGGGTACGGTCACAGCCGGCTACAACTGCCGCACCGTGGCGGGCTCCAAGACGCTGTCCCAGCACGCCTACGGGATGGCCATCGACATCAACCCGGTGCAGAACCCGATGATCCGCGGCCCGTACATCGACCCGGTCGACCCGTCGTCGTTCCTGGCCCGGGCACCGTACCGGCGGGGCATGGTGCATGCGGCCGGCGCGGTGCGGGCCTTCACCGCCAACGGTTTCTACTGGGGCGGACGGTGGCGCTCCCTGAAGGACTACATGCATTTCAGCCCGAGCAACAAATGAGAACGGCCCGGTGCCTTCGTACGGACGAGGGCACCGGGACCGGCAGTCAGCGCGTCACCAGGTGTAGAAGTTCGTCTGCGTCTGCGCGTTGAACACGTCCGTCGTGAACAGCTTGGCCAGGCTGACCCGCGCGTCGTCGAGGTCGAGCACGTCGACGCCCTTGGCGATGTCGTTCGAGTAGATGTAGCCGTTGTACCAGTACGCCGACCACGAGCCGCCGCCGATCATCTGGGTGGCCGAGAGCGGGCCCCGCTCCCAGTAGGCGATCTCCTTGGGCTTGCGCGAGTTGGTGAAGTCCCAGACCGAGATGCCGCCCTGATACCACGCCTGCACCATGATGTCGCGGCCCGGCACCGGGATCAGCGAGCCGTTGTGGGCCACGCAGTTCTCGGTGTCCGTGTTCGTCCGCGGGATCTTGAAGTAGCTGCGGAACACGAGCTTGCGGTCGGTGCCGCGGCCGACGATGTCGTAGATGCCGTCGGCGCCGCGGTCCGGGCCGATCTGCGGGTTGCAGGTGGCCCGGCCGCCACCGCCGAGCTCGTCGGTGAAGACGACCTTGGTGGCGTTGTTGTTGAACGTCGCCGAGTGCCAGAAGGAAAAGTTGACGGTGTCGCGCACCGTCGTGATCACGCGCGGTGCGGTGCGCACCGAGATGTCGAACAGCACGCCGTCACCCATGCAGGCGCCGGCGGCGATGTCCTTGGCCGGGTACGCGGTGATGTCGTGGCAGCCGGTCGTGGGCGACTGGCCGTCCGGGCCGCCCGCGTAGCCGCCGTCCGGGAAGATGATCGGCGCGGCAACCACCGAGGCCGCCGCGGGGTTGCGCTTCGGCACCTGGACGATCGAGATCTTGTCGTGCGGCAACGCGCAGTTGGGCTGGTCCGTCCCGGTCAGGTTGTACGACGACACGTACAGGTAGACGTTGGGGTCACCGGCCTTGCCCGGCACGAGTGTCTGGGTGTGCGAGCCGCAGGTGGTCTTGACCGACGCGCGGTACTGCGGGGTCAGCGGGTCGGTGATGTCGAAGATCTTGATGCCTTCCCAGCGGTCGCCCGGCACCGCGGTGGTCGACGCCTCGTTGGTGCACGAGTCGTTCGTCCGCTGCGAGTCGGTGCCCAGGAAGAGCAGGTTGCCGCTGATCGAGATGTCGTTCTGCGAGCCCGGGCAGAGCACCTGGGCGGCAAGCGTGGTCTGCTTCGGGTTGCTGATGTCGTAGACCGCGAAGCCGTTGTAGTTGCCCCCGAAGGCGTACTTGCCCCGGAACGCCCAGTCGGAGTTGGTCGACGTGGCGAACGGGCCGGTCTTCGGCACGTAGGCGATCTGGCTGAGGTTGGGGGAGCTGGCGATCTCGTCCACTCCCGGTGGGGTGCCCGGGTCGGTCGGCGCCTGCGCCACGCCACTCGTGGGCGCGGTGAGCAGGCCGGCGGCGATGGCCGCGACGCTGAGCCCGGTCAGTCTCTTGAACTGCCGTCGCATGAGGCTCCTCTCGTTATCCGCACGTACTGTGCGTATTCACTTTCATCGCTACAGTAGTGGCGCATCCCGGCCCCGGGGACATTTGTTTACATGGATGAAAAGGTTTGCGATGAACCGCCGAACGTGGACCAGGTTTGCGCTGGTCGCCGTCGCCCTGGCAGGGATCGTCAGCGGTGCCGTGCTGGCCGGCCGGATGGGCGGCGACCGGTCGGCAGCCGCTCCCCGGCCCAGTGCGGTGGCGGCCTCGCCGCAGCGGGTCATCCTGCCCGGCCGTCCCGGCGAGTCCGCCCGGGTCACCGACTCCGACAAGGTGAAGGCGCCGGACGGTTCCACCTACAACGCGGTCGACACGGCGTTCGTGCAGATGATGATCGTCCATCATGGTCAAGCGGTGGCGATGGCTGCACTCGCCCCGGGCCGCGCGGGCGACCAGCGGCTCGCGGCGCTGGCCGATCGCATCGGCGCCGCCCAGCAACCCGAGATCGCCTGGATGAAGGCCTGGCTGCGGGACCGCCGGCTGCCGGAGTCGGACCCGTCGCACGACCACGGTGCCATGCCGGGTATGCAGAGCGAGGCCGACATGACGGCGCTGGCGGGGCTCTCCGGTGCCGCCTTCGACCGCAGGTTCGTCGCCATGATGTCCGACCACCACCGAGGTGCGCTGCGGATGGCCACCGACGTGCTGACCGGCGGGACCGATGTGCCGGTCAACGAGTTCGCCGGTGAGATGGCCGTGGAACAGGGCAGTGAGATCCGCCGCATGCAGCAGCTGCACGTCGGTTGAGGCCCTTCCTCGTTAGGGACGTTGCATCCCTCACGATCGCCGCTACGGGGATGCGCGGGCTTGCCGGATGTGGATAGGTTGTCGTGTATGGAGCTGAAAGCGATGGTGCGCCGCGTGCGGCTGTCGCTTGTCGCCTCCCTGTTCCTGGCCGCGTTGCTGGGCAGTCCAGTGCTGTCCGCGGACCCGGTGTCCGGTCCCGTGGCGGTGTCGCCCGTGGCGGTGTCGCCGGTCGGTTCGGCATCCACGCCCGGCGACGCCATGGCGACCGGCGGTGCCGGTGACACCACCGCCAGCTTCCCGGTCCAGGGCTCGCTCGATGGCCCGGCGGCTCCCGCCGGGTGGCAGGACCTCGTGGCCGGCAGCCGGTTCGTTGCCGCCACGCAGATCGTCAACCGGCACGGCGCCGCCGCGCTCGTCCTGAGTCTTCTCCTTGTTCCGATGCTGGCCCTCGTGGCCGTGCGGTTCCCCGGTGTCCGGCTGCGGTCGCTGCTCAGCGGGGCGGTCGCCGGGCCGCGAGCGCCTCCCGTCAGCGCCTGATCGATCCGGCAGCAACCCCGGCCGTCCCGTTCTGGGAACCAAATCCGGGGTCATCGATTAACGGCGCACCTCGGTGGAAAAGGAACAGGAACATGGAACTCGCCCTCCAGCTTCTCGGCGGCAACAGCGGACGGGTCGCCGTCATCTGGCTCACCCTGATCGTGCTCGCGCTGGCCGCGCTCGTCGGCCTCGCCCTCCCCCGCGGGGTGCGCCGCCCCCGCCAGATCAGTGCCTGGCTGGCCGACTCGGCCGCGCAGAAGCGCGCCGAGATGGAACGCCGTGCGGCCGAGGCCCAGGAAGTCGTCCGCTACGCGGCGGAGATCACCGTCGCGGCGGCCGGTGCCACCGCCACCGCGGAGCGCCGGCGCGAGGAGTGCCAGCAGGCCCAGGCCGCCGTCGAGCAGGCCTGGCAGGCGTGGCAGGACGCCGACGCCGCGCTCGAACGGGCGCGCCGGGCCACCGCCTACGCGCTGCCCGAGTCCACCCCGGCGGCCGAGAGCGACGACGACCGCGTGCAGGCCCTGCGCCGGGCCGCACAGGCCGCGCACCGCCGGGGCGACATCTCCGACGAGCAGTTGCTGGACGCGCTGACCCACCGCAACGGCTGGGACCCCACGCTGCACCCGGTCGAGCAGGAGCTGGTGCTGGCCCGGGCCACCGTCGAGCACCGCTTCGCCATCTACCAGCAGGCGCTGACCATCGAGGACGAGGCCTGGCAGGCGGCCGACGTCGCCACCGCCGCCATCCGTACGCTGCGCGACGAGATCGTGGTGGCGCAGGCGCGTGCCGACGCCGCCCGGCAGGCCCTGCCCGAGCAGGCCCGGGCGATCCTCGACCAGGCCGGTTCGAACGCCGTCGTGGTCACCACCCAGCGGATCACCGCCGAGGACACCCCGCAGCGGCCCGGCACCCTGCTCGAGTCGCTGACCGGCAAGCCCGCGGTGGCCGACGTGGTCATGGCGATCGACGCGGTCGTCACGATGCCGATCCAGCGGCCGGCGCCGGCCGTCGAGTCCGCCGACACCACGGTCATCATGACCACCGCCGCTGCGGCCGCAGCCGCGGAGACCACCCAGGTCGTGCGCACCGGCTCCGGCAGCGAGGCCACCCAGGAGGTGCGTTCCGGCCGGGGCCGCCGGGAGCTGCCCGCCTGGACCCAACCGACCGCGGCCCGGTCGATCGTCGCGGGCGCCCGCTGACCGCGCCCGCCGCGCGTCCCGCGGCGGTCCTCCGCGATACGGGCGGAACCTGCCGCGCCGTGATGGAGCAGCTGACCGCCGCCCCGATCTCCGCACCCGCCGCATCGGCGTCGCGGGTGTGCGAGCCGCCCGGCTCGTCCGCGGCGGGCCGGCGGCGTGGCCAGGCAACAGTCCTCAGCGGAGGGCGATCCCGTCGAGCAGGTACCCGATCACCCGCCGGGCGCTGTAGCGGGGATCGCCGTCGTCGCCGATGCAGAGGTTGCCGACGCCGCGCATGAGTTCCAAAGCCTGCACCCCACCGCGAACCTCTCCGGCCGCCTCGGCGGCGTCCAGCAGGCTCGCGCACACCGGCACCAGCCGGTCGAGGAAGTACGAGTGCAGGCTCTCCATCGCCTCGGGCAGGCCGTGCTTGGTGACCAGGAAGTCGACGAACAGGTCGATCCAGCGCACCAGGGCGGCGTACGGGGTGTTGCTCTCGGCCAGCAGCACCGGACCGGCCTCGGCGCACGACTCCACCTG includes:
- a CDS encoding DUF305 domain-containing protein, coding for MNRRTWTRFALVAVALAGIVSGAVLAGRMGGDRSAAAPRPSAVAASPQRVILPGRPGESARVTDSDKVKAPDGSTYNAVDTAFVQMMIVHHGQAVAMAALAPGRAGDQRLAALADRIGAAQQPEIAWMKAWLRDRRLPESDPSHDHGAMPGMQSEADMTALAGLSGAAFDRRFVAMMSDHHRGALRMATDVLTGGTDVPVNEFAGEMAVEQGSEIRRMQQLHVG
- a CDS encoding M15 family metallopeptidase — translated: MVLVIKKLLAFFAVLALPFVPAPAVASPSAAAVPYHIVRPGETIKKIAAFYHVKPAQLRAWNGIVKPNQPAVDGVLNLAQPLAKLAGWRTWVEGVTPGQVNWDPARKCPVPPAKLRKVWVTYIDFYGASHTGSIIVNQAIAAQTQRVFLTLYRMRFRIQGMSPMALNAPYLTDMGTVTAGYNCRTVAGSKTLSQHAYGMAIDINPVQNPMIRGPYIDPVDPSSFLARAPYRRGMVHAAGAVRAFTANGFYWGGRWRSLKDYMHFSPSNK
- a CDS encoding LVIVD repeat-containing protein, whose product is MRRQFKRLTGLSVAAIAAGLLTAPTSGVAQAPTDPGTPPGVDEIASSPNLSQIAYVPKTGPFATSTNSDWAFRGKYAFGGNYNGFAVYDISNPKQTTLAAQVLCPGSQNDISISGNLLFLGTDSQRTNDSCTNEASTTAVPGDRWEGIKIFDITDPLTPQYRASVKTTCGSHTQTLVPGKAGDPNVYLYVSSYNLTGTDQPNCALPHDKISIVQVPKRNPAAASVVAAPIIFPDGGYAGGPDGQSPTTGCHDITAYPAKDIAAGACMGDGVLFDISVRTAPRVITTVRDTVNFSFWHSATFNNNATKVVFTDELGGGGRATCNPQIGPDRGADGIYDIVGRGTDRKLVFRSYFKIPRTNTDTENCVAHNGSLIPVPGRDIMVQAWYQGGISVWDFTNSRKPKEIAYWERGPLSATQMIGGGSWSAYWYNGYIYSNDIAKGVDVLDLDDARVSLAKLFTTDVFNAQTQTNFYTW
- a CDS encoding TetR/AcrR family transcriptional regulator, which codes for MPQGKRADARRNEQALLDAAAAAFVTGGVHVPVRDIAAQAGVGVGTIYRHFPTRADLIVAVYRHQVESCAEAGPVLLAESNTPYAALVRWIDLFVDFLVTKHGLPEAMESLHSYFLDRLVPVCASLLDAAEAAGEVRGGVQALELMRGVGNLCIGDDGDPRYSARRVIGYLLDGIALR